A region from the Longimicrobiales bacterium genome encodes:
- a CDS encoding Rho termination factor N-terminal domain-containing protein, protein MPDAWSNKDERKYEHIKDSSKERGMSEDRAEEIAARTVNKGRREEGRTPNRTTQGTGNPNQGYESRTRDELYNLAKDRNIEGRSKMSKDELIRALRD, encoded by the coding sequence ATGCCGGACGCATGGAGCAACAAGGACGAGCGGAAGTACGAGCACATCAAGGACAGCAGCAAAGAGCGCGGCATGAGCGAGGACCGCGCGGAGGAGATTGCGGCTCGCACCGTGAACAAGGGCCGGCGCGAGGAGGGTCGTACGCCGAACCGGACGACTCAGGGCACAGGCAACCCGAACCAGGGCTACGAGAGCCGGACGCGCGATGAGCTGTACAATCTGGCGAAGGACCGCAACATCGAGGGTCGGAGCAAGATGTCGAAGGATGAGCTGATCCGCGCATTGCGCGACTGA
- the ruvA gene encoding Holliday junction branch migration protein RuvA, whose product MISRIRGVLLRRQIGIAEVMTQGGVAYELQIPLTVFERLPKEGADVELRTYQVVREDAVELYGFIDDAERAVFSRLLTASGVGPRLAVSILSTMSPERVVRAIVDRDIAALRQIPGLGTKKAERLALELADRLDDIAITAARTGRGGAPGFEEAVHALVALGYSNADAASAVRKVIDDQGALAPIDLIKAALAAIKK is encoded by the coding sequence TTGATCAGCCGCATTCGCGGCGTGCTGCTGCGACGCCAGATCGGTATTGCCGAGGTCATGACGCAGGGCGGGGTCGCGTACGAGCTGCAGATACCACTGACCGTATTCGAGCGGCTGCCGAAGGAAGGCGCGGACGTGGAGCTCCGCACGTACCAGGTCGTGCGCGAGGACGCCGTGGAGCTCTATGGGTTCATCGACGACGCGGAGCGCGCCGTCTTCAGCCGCCTCCTCACCGCGTCCGGCGTCGGCCCGCGTCTCGCCGTGAGCATCCTCTCCACCATGTCGCCAGAACGAGTGGTCCGCGCCATCGTGGATCGCGACATCGCGGCGCTTCGCCAGATCCCCGGCCTCGGCACCAAGAAGGCTGAACGGCTGGCGCTCGAGCTCGCCGACCGACTCGATGACATCGCGATTACGGCCGCCCGGACCGGGCGCGGCGGAGCGCCCGGTTTCGAGGAGGCCGTGCACGCGCTCGTCGCACTCGGCTACTCGAACGCCGATGCCGCGTCCGCCGTACGCAAGGTGATCGACGATCAGGGAGCGCTGGCGCCGATCGATCTGATCAAGGCGGCACTGGCCGCGATCAAGAAGTAG
- the ruvC gene encoding crossover junction endodeoxyribonuclease RuvC, with the protein MIVLGVDPGAATTGYGVVARAGGGAVSLIECGVVRTDANTPLPDRLRQIYDGLGEVLSRHPIDAMAVEGVFYAKNARTSIILGHARGAILLVATLRNLPVFEYAPAEVKNAVVGSGRATKEQVQFMVQRTLRLRTPPSPADAADGVAVALCHCSVGVTTARITAVLP; encoded by the coding sequence GTGATCGTTCTCGGCGTCGATCCCGGCGCTGCCACGACGGGTTACGGCGTCGTTGCCCGTGCGGGCGGCGGCGCCGTTTCTCTGATCGAGTGCGGTGTCGTCCGCACCGATGCGAACACGCCGTTGCCGGACCGTCTGCGCCAGATCTACGATGGCCTCGGTGAAGTGCTCTCGCGCCACCCCATAGACGCGATGGCCGTGGAAGGCGTGTTCTATGCGAAGAACGCCCGCACGAGCATCATCCTGGGACACGCGCGCGGCGCCATCCTCCTCGTCGCCACGCTGCGCAATCTTCCCGTGTTCGAGTACGCACCGGCGGAAGTGAAGAATGCCGTCGTCGGCTCCGGTCGCGCGACGAAGGAGCAGGTTCAATTCATGGTGCAGCGCACGCTCCGCCTGCGTACACCGCCCTCACCGGCGGACGCTGCCGATGGCGTGGCGGTCGCGCTCTGTCATTGCAGTGTCGGCGTCACCACCGCCCGCATCACGGCCGTACTTCCATGA
- a CDS encoding YebC/PmpR family DNA-binding transcriptional regulator — protein sequence MAGHSKWAQIKRKKAVNDNKRGQHFTKLIREITVAARGGGGDPAMNPRLRLAVDTAKAANMPADNIDRAIKKGTGELEGVDYQEVSYEGYGPGGVAIYIETLTDNANRTVSDIRYVLSRNDGSMGTSGSVAWQFERKGQIYVDANRYDEDSTMLAALEAGAEDLRRDDDVYVVSTELASFAAVQDGLRNAGIDFEDAELAMVAMNTVSVSGAEAQKLLKLLDALDDLDDVQKVHSNADIDEAAYAEADA from the coding sequence GTGGCGGGGCACAGCAAGTGGGCGCAGATCAAGCGCAAGAAGGCCGTCAACGACAACAAGCGCGGCCAGCATTTCACGAAGCTCATCCGTGAGATCACGGTGGCCGCGCGTGGCGGCGGCGGCGATCCGGCAATGAATCCGCGCCTGCGCCTGGCGGTTGATACGGCGAAGGCCGCCAACATGCCGGCCGACAATATCGATCGAGCGATCAAGAAGGGCACGGGTGAGCTCGAGGGTGTGGACTACCAGGAGGTGTCGTACGAGGGCTATGGCCCCGGCGGCGTCGCCATCTACATCGAGACGCTGACGGACAATGCCAACCGTACGGTCTCCGACATACGCTACGTTCTCAGCCGCAATGACGGCAGCATGGGAACGAGCGGCTCGGTCGCGTGGCAGTTCGAGCGCAAGGGCCAGATCTACGTCGATGCGAATCGCTACGACGAGGACTCGACAATGCTCGCCGCGCTCGAGGCCGGCGCCGAGGACCTGCGCCGCGATGATGATGTGTACGTGGTCAGCACCGAGCTCGCATCCTTCGCGGCCGTACAGGACGGTCTGCGCAACGCCGGCATTGACTTCGAGGACGCCGAGCTCGCGATGGTGGCGATGAACACGGTCAGCGTGAGCGGCGCGGAAGCGCAGAAGCTCCTCAAGCTGCTCGATGCCCTCGATGACCTCGACGACGTGCAGAAGGTCCACTCCAACGCTGATATCGACGAGGCGGCATACGCAGAGGCCGACGCGTGA